The Myxococcales bacterium region TTCTTCGACCGCTGCACGCCGGGCGCGCAGACCGGCTGCAACGGCTCGCCGCCGAAGATCAAGACCGCATCGTGCGCGGGCGGTGAGTCGGAGCTCGCGGGCACGGGCTTCGAAGAGCGCGGCAGCTACTGCGGTGGCAAGACGACGACCGGCGGCGGCGCGACCGGATGGCTGACGTCCAAGGCTCCCGTGGGTAGCGGCGAGGAAGTCACCCTCGAGTTTCTCATCTGGGACACGGGCGACGCGAGCTTCGACTCGAGCGTCCTGCTCGACAACCTCCGTTGGGAGCTCGGCGTGACCCAAACCACGACCGAGCGCCCCAAGTGAGCGACGCCAGAGTCAGCGTCGCCGCCGACTTTGGAGCGTGACGACGCCTCGCTGCTTTGATACGCGGGGCACATGCCCCTCTTCGACAAGGTTCTCGTAGCCAACCGCGGCGAGATCGCGCGCCGGGTCATCCGCACCTGCCGCCGCCTCGGCATCAAGACCGTGGCCATCCACTCGGAGGCCGATGCGGGCGCTCCGCACACCGAGGAGGCCGACGAGGCGGTGCTCGTGGGCCCCGCGCCGGCAAAAGACTCCTACCTAAACGTGCCGGCGATCCTCGAGGCCATCGACCGCACGAAGGCCACGGCGGTCCACCCGGGCTACGGATTCTTGAGCGAGCGCTCCGCCTTCGCCCGCGAGGTCCTGGCGCGCGGCGTCACGTTCATCGGCCCACCGCCCGACGTCCTCGACGCCTTCGGCGACAAGATGAAGGCGCGCCACGTGGCGCACGCCGCTGGGACTGCGCCGGTCCCGGGGACGCTCGAGCCCATCGGCATCGACACGCCGGAGGAACTCGTGAGCGCGCGCGCCGAGGCCAACCGCATCGGCTTTCCCATCGTGGTCAAGGCCGTGGGCGGCGGCGGCGGCATTGGCATGCAGGTCGTTCGCGAAGAAGCGGCCCTGGACCGCGCCCTCAAGAGCTGCTCCGACCGCGGCAAGGCGTCCTTCTCCGATGCGCGCGTTTACATGGAGCGCTACGTCTCGTCGCCGCGGCACGTCGAGGTCCAGGTGTTTTGCGACCGGCACGGCAACGGCTACACGCTCGGCGAGCGCGAGTGCAGCTTGCAGAGGCGCCACCAAAAGATCCTCGAAGAGAGCCCCTCGGCGGCCGCCTTCTTCGAGGGCGAGGCAGGCGCCGCGCGCCGCGCGAAGTTCCTCGAATCAGCGCTGCGAGTCATGAAGAGTGTCGGGTACGTCGGCGCAGGCACCTGCGAGTTTATCGCCGACGCCGACGGCAACATCTACTTCCTGGAGGTCAACGCGCGGCTTCAGGTC contains the following coding sequences:
- a CDS encoding ATP-grasp domain-containing protein, producing MPLFDKVLVANRGEIARRVIRTCRRLGIKTVAIHSEADAGAPHTEEADEAVLVGPAPAKDSYLNVPAILEAIDRTKATAVHPGYGFLSERSAFAREVLARGVTFIGPPPDVLDAFGDKMKARHVAHAAGTAPVPGTLEPIGIDTPEELVSARAEANRIGFPIVVKAVGGGGGIGMQVVREEAALDRALKSCSDRGKASFSDARVYMERYVSSPRHVEVQVFCDRHGNGYTLGERECSLQRRHQKILEESPSAAAFFEGEAGAARRAKFLESALRVMKSVGYVGAGTCEFIADADGNIYFLEVNARLQVEHPVTEMVTGLDLVELQLRVAAGEALPDLKAVRPNGHAIEVRIYAEDPAKGFIPKPGAIDELVWCDGAGEVQSPRLRVESGVRAGSKITPFYDPMIAKLVAWGEDRARSIDELDRALAGTRIAPATTNIAFLRNVLASAEFRSGQYDTTFAEAFAKRPG